In Sander vitreus isolate 19-12246 chromosome 4, sanVit1, whole genome shotgun sequence, the genomic stretch CCTGGAAAAGCTCTTCTGTGGTGAacacaaacattcagtgtaTTGAGCAGACAGTACTGTGTAGCTTTTATGCAAATGTGCATTAGCTGCAGGCATCCTGCATCGTGTTTAACTACTTATCCCACCTGTATTTGAACTTTGTGACTATTTATTGGTTGCTTTCTAGTTACTTGGAGGCATACCATGGAAGACTGGGCATCTGAGGAGTGGAGTGAGGATGTTAGTGTGAGTTGACACAATTACAGGGCTGTATACAATACTCTGTCAatcacaataaaatgttttgtggTGTATATTTAAAACACTTCTGTCTCCTTGTTTGTTCCTGCAGCTCTCAGAGACCAAAGTTTTCACCTCCTCATGTGCACCTGCTGCTGAGAATCACATCACACCTGGGCAAAGGTAAGTAACTGGCTCAATCATAACATCATACATTGGCCCCGATCTCTTATTACAGTGTCATTTAATTTCACAACAATTACCGACAAAGTGCTCGGTAAGTTCCGTTCCCTCTATTCTAAAAGTCTGTCAGCAATGTAGGAGTAACTTCACTTTTGGtatatttgtacatgctgtaaATTTACATAGTGTAAAGTTATATTGGCAATGgaaaaataataagaagaagaaactttattatttgtcacatacaatCGTACAGTACAGTGTAGTGAAATTCAATCCCAGCATTTAACCAATCCTAAGCATTGGGAGCGGTGGACAGACGCATACAGTGTCTGGGGATCAATCAATGCCATACGGGATTTACTTGTATTTGTTTAGAACACATTACATTGGCAACCTTTTGACTTGGTTTCCTACAAGCATTTTCTAATTGACTTACCAACGGTTTATGTGTTAGTCTGGACCTCGCCTCTCTGCTGCAGAAGCCTGTGGTTGGAGGAAGAGAACCACCTTCGTCCTCTTCCTCTCAGAGTCTGGTCTTCACCAactcccaccaccaccagccacCGCAACAGCAGCCGCCCCACAGCCGCAACGCCACCAGTAGCACAAGCTATGCTCATGCTgctctggtaaaaaaaataaaatatatatatatatatatatatatatatatatatatatatatatatatatatatatatatatatatatatatataatatataaaataaaaaaaagttgctttTGATACTCAGCAccctttatttttcatttatcaaTGTAAATAAATGCATACAGAGAAAATTGGACATTACGCTCTCTCCTCTTGTATGTGCCAGTCGTCAGTTCTGGGAGCTGGTTTCGGGGACTTGGGCCAGGCCAAAAGGACTCAGCCCAGCGCTGGAGCTCAGATACTGGAACAGCTGAAGGGTCCTGGCTTGGGTCCGCTACCCTCATCCCAGGCCGCACCTCCTGCCAGCACCCAAGGAAGCAACACCTCCATTGGCCGACTGCCAGGCCTGGGAGCACCTGTACCTCCACCCTCCTCATCTAGCTGGGACATTAAGCTTTCAGAATCCACCTCGCTGTCCTCACAGTTCAGCCGTAAGTGTTGAAGTGTCGGACGTCATAGCAGCTATGCACAAGTTTTCAGTTTCTATCACGTTATTAATGGGCATGTATATTTATTCAAAAACCTTGtcctgtgttttgttgtgtgtcTGGAGCTGCAGGTGAGTTTGGCCTGCAGCCAGAGCCTTCTCTTGTGCTGAGCCAGCTGGTTCAGAGGCACACCGGCCCCTCCTTGCCTCTGGCACGTCAACCTAGTCCTCCATCGCAACAACAAACTCCCCCTGCTTCAGCCTCGCCTGCTCCCCACCACACCAGCTCACCAGCACAGACAGGCCTGGTGATGGCGGTTACTGGTGCTAAACCTCCTGCCCCTGGCACAGGGCTGGACCCTCAGGGCGGCAGTACTCCACAGCAGCAACGGGCACAGCTCAAAGCCCAGAAACGAAGGATACCTCCCACGTCGAAAGTAAGGGGTTTATGTTGATGGACGGAAAGTTGCAATTACAATCCAATGTACATATGTCTGCTTTTAAACTTGGCTCCAGTGTTTTCAAACTCAAACCTCTGTCTCTAAAGGTTATCACTGACCTGTGTGGGTCTGAGATGGACATGTTGATTGTCAAGGCAACAGTGCATGTATTTTAGTAAACCTTTTGTAAATTACCAAATACAAGTAGGTTTATGAACTTAAAATCATAGTCCTGAAACCTGACTGTGTTCCCTCGCTCCCGGTAGATCCCCTCCACAGCAGTAGAGATGCCAGGCTCGGCTGACATCCCTGGGCTAAACCTCCAATTCGGAGCTTTAGACTTTGGCTCGGAGTCGGCGATGCCAGAGTTTGGAGTTGTGGACAATTGCGTGAGTGCGGCATCCAGGGAGTCCACACCGGCCCCTTGCCCTGCACTACCTTCAAAGGGACCAGGAACACAGAGCCAGACGAGTCTGTACTCCAAACCGCTCAGGTACTGTCACTGCTGACTGACTAGTTCCATCTCTTTTGTATATATTAATATAGAAACTTTGCATTTGTATGGCGTGTATATAtgtgcctcattcctgagcgagtaattgtatgttttgagcacagagaactatattttgcattacattttgaacagaaGTTAACACTCGCAAAAAATCATTTCTATTATCCGTATTAACGTGCAATAATAACCCCTCTCACGCAGTTTACTCATGTGCCCTCTCAAAAACTCTCTCTGCGCACAGGTAGACGCTGCTGCGCGCAGGTCATGTCTCCCTCGATCTCAACCTCTTCACTCTGTGCGCGCTCAACTCTTGGCACACTCGCTAACATTTTCACAGTGTTACAAGTgtgccacaaaaccaaccaatcgGAGAATTAAAGGTCATGTCCAGAGAGTTTTTGAGAGGGCACATGAGTAAACTGCATGAGAGGGGTTATTATTGCATGGTAATATGGATAAtagcaaacatgcaaatacatttattgagcatggaataggtttttgtttgctcaaacgaaattattttttgcgagtgttaatttctgttcaaaattgaatgtaatgtgcttgcaaaatagttctctgtgctcaaaacatacaaGTACTCACTCAGGAATGAGGCACATATATAACGCCATACATTTGAAGAGTTTCATTCTAAAAcgtgcacttttttttaatctaataaCTTGTTCTTCTCTCCCTGCTGTTGTCTTGCAGTGAGTCGCTGGGCAGCCCTCTCTCCGTTGCCCTGCCTCTGCCCCTGTCCTCATCAGAGCCAGGGTATCACTCCTCTGTGCCGTTGCCCACCCTCACTCCTTCCTCATTAGGGACTGCCAACTCTTCCAATCCTCCCTCCTGTTCTTCGACAGCCTCCACCACTTCCTCCTCTGTACCCTCCTCCTCTCACTTCTCCACAGTGGGGGGAAGTTACGATGGCACCATGCCACCTCACACACGACTGGCCTTTTCCCAGAGCAAAGAGGCCACGGGGCCAGTCATGGTGAGTAGAAATGGCCAATCTCATCCTGCCTTTTAGGGGGTTTTAACCTTTTGTAGTTGATAGAGATGAGAAATCATTCAAATTCCAATATTCCGATTCCCATTAGCAAACATTATAGGAATAGCATGAATCCTGTTTTTAAGTTTCGATTTCCCCGTTTTTTTATATGGTCATCTCGTATGTAATTCAAGTCTGCGATGTTCAATGATGTCTTGTTCGTACTGTGTATGTTtgctacatatatatatatatatatgatagtcGTCTCGATCTGTTACGCTGACACTGAgctgtgtttttcttattaCTAGAATGGTCTGAATGGTGTAAGGACCTCTGCTGCTCTGGACAGTAAGTTACCCACTACTGATTTTATTTGTTCAGTGTATACCTTCTATTGTAAATGTCTACCAACAGCCATCTTTCTTGGGCTTTGGTATTTTGAGTCTATTACAAATAAAGAGCTTTTCTTTCCTACTCCTTCCCACTCAGCTTCATCAGCATCCTCCACACCGAAGCCAGAGTCGCCGTCAATGAACATCACCAATGGAACCTCCGCACCTTCCTCCCTCTTACCCTCTACCCTGCCTGCACACAGTTCCACCACGCTCTCCAACCTGGCACAGGACCTGCCCTCAGCCAGCCATCTCAACTCACTCAACAGGTGACAAACTCACACATGGCAGACTGATGACCAGCTttgacaatgtaaaaaaaaaaaaaaggaaccttGAAATTCATTGGAAAGTTGAATTTACTGTTACAGAACGTGTTTTtaatgtgtgggtgggtgtgggggtGTGGGTGTGGTACACTGATCCTCTCTGCCTTCCCTCTACAGCCATGTCAGCAGTCATTCCTCAGTTTCAGCTCTGGGCTCCAGCTCTCTCACTGTAAGTACCTGTCTCGTCTTCCACAAGCATGATTTCTAAAACCTTCTGTGTGATGACTCATTATGTGTATGTTATGTAACCGAACAGCTGACTCTGTTACATGCCACATGGCTTACCGGTTGGGTTAAAGCTTGACATCCGGCGCGCTTCTCAAACTAATTCTATGCAAGCATTGCCAAATGAAACCTgaaaaatatattgtatttcaAATGTAACCGATGTCCTCCGTCCTCTCTGTCCTCAGTACACCAGTGTTGACAACAGCAGTGTGAACTCTCTGGCTCCTTCCACTGGCTCCTACTCGTCATCGCAGCCCTCAGCACTCCACTCAAcccacaacagcagcaacagtagCAGCAGTGGCATCAGCCACCTGGCCAGCATGGGTAACAACATGAGCAGCACTGTCGCTGGTATCGTTGGCATCAGTGGACTTCACTCTGCTGCCATTGCCGCCAGCACAGCGCTGGGACTTGGCTCCAATGGAGCTACTGCCACGTCCAACCTCTCTGCACCGAGGACCACACCCCTGCTCTCCTCCTCtactggtacacacacacacacacacacacacacacacacacacacacacacacacacacacaccagacatgCTTTCACTCATTGTTTGTGCTCTGTTCTTGATAATAGCCCAAATAGTTGGAATTGTTGCTGTTtcttccaacaacaacaaaaagtgtttttgttgtgtttacaggTAAAGCTCCTCCTAACTTGTCCCAGGGAGTGCCTCCTCTACTGCCCAACCAGTATATCATGGGCCCTGGGGGGCTGCTGCCAGCATACCCAGTAAGTAGCCCCTCTGGATCAAGAATcattgtaggctacttttaaatgGGTAAACACAAATCACGATATTTGCCAATCCCTTCAGTTCAACTGTCATCAGAGAACTGATAAAGATGCAGTCTTTCATTAAAGAGTACAAAGTGACTGTATAGACATTTTGATGTTGACACATTTTGCAGCTTCTCCAGCTGACTACCGGTTTGTTGTATTTCTCAGCAGATCTATGGTTACGAAGACCTCCATGTGCTCCAGTCCAGACTGCCAATGGTGAGCCTCATAAACACATTCTTGGGACAGCTCCTCACTTCTTCTCTAGTACTCACTTGTTTGGTTGTTGTGTGGCTCTTCTCCTGATCCTCTCATGTCCGTTTAGCCCTCTTTGCAGGATTACTATGGAATCACATTCCCTGGCCCCACAGCGACTCTCTCTGGTAGAGATGGGAGCCTAGCCAACAACCCCTACTCAGGTAAAGAACATTCACCCTTTGCTGGCCTTGTCCAGAATCCTTAAATCCCATGTTTGTTATCACCTGACATCTCAATGGTTTGTCAGGTGAAGTCACAAAGTTTGGCAGGAACGACTCCACCTCCCCGGCACCCCCCACAAGCCTGGCAGCCCCGCAGCCTCCACAGGGCCAGGGCCAGAGCCAAGGACAGAGCCAGGCCCAGCCTCCTCAGGCCCAGCCCCAGGGCCAGCCGCAGCACCATAGCAGTCAGCAGGCCTTTCTGCCTCCAGGCTACAGCTACACAGGCCTGCCTTACTACGCTGGAGTGCCCGGAGCCGTACCCAGTGCTGCTGCCTTCCAGTATGGCCACACCATGTTTGTTCCTCCCGGGGGTCCGGGACCAGCCTCGGCCAAGCAGCACAGTATGGGCCTTGGTCTGGGAAACCCCTCAGCTAGCCCCTTCCAGCAGCAGACACCGCAGCAGCCCAGCGGTTACGGCCAGCACACCTTCAGCTCAGGTTAGTGAGCACACCAATTAACATACCTTCAAAatagtattcacattcatttggGAAATGAATTGCATTATTTTTGGTTAAATGATTCCccaattaatattattatattgtgtgGATTTTGTTTGCACAGGAAGTAGTGTGTATTGTTTGAACACTAAACTTTTCTTTCCTGTCCAGGGTATGAGGAGCTGACAGTGGGGCCAGCAGGAGTGGACTACAGCAAAGGATACAACTCCTCCTCACAGGCACAAGCCAAATCTGCTGCTTCTGGACCTGGGAaaggtaagaagaaaaaaacacccgCTGTATCTGACATCTTAATTTGGATTTTTAAAGTCGTTGGGAATTATAATCTGTAAACGTTGCTGCTGTCATTGTGCTAGGCGTCTCGGTGACCTCCAGTAACTCGGGTGTGCCGGACATCAGCGGAAGTGTTTACAATAAGACCCAGGTGAGCCTCAAACACGATCCACTCAACTATCCACCCACCCTGTTGTCTTGCTGTGTAGTTATTGTTTATATCAAGTTTTGAGTTGAATTTGTCCCTCATCCTTCATTTGCAGTCTTTTGATAAGCAGGGTTTCCATGCAGGGACCCCCCCTCCCTTCAGTCTGCCATCAGCACTGGGGGGTCCAGGGCCTCTGAACCCTGGAGCAGCTCCTGGAGGCTATGCACCGGCCCCATTCCTCCACATCCTGCCTCACCAGCAACCACACTCGCAGCTGCTGCATCACCATTTAGCTCAGGATGGACAGGTAACACCCGCAGATCTTTTGTTGTTGCACAGGTTTTAGCAGTGAGTATCTCAGATGCTTACACTCGTGTCTTTCAATGTTCAGGGTGGTCCTAGCCAGCGTGGCCAGTCCAGCAGCCTGCAACAGAAGAGCCAAGTCAACAAGTCGAGCTACGGCAGCTCCCCCTACTGGGCCAACTAAGATGGCTACAtctacagagtgtgtgtgtgtgtgtgtgtgtgtgtgcgcgtgtgcatgGACACAGACACCAACACCACACCTGATGTGATATTTGAGGGACAAACCATTTTACAACACaagctaaaacacacacactaccactcCCTCCCTTTTGCTCTGTATATCCCCTTTTCAAATTTATGGCTGttgtatgtaaaatatatttatgtatgtatttatacagtatatatgtattgGTAGGACATAAATGtggttttctgcattttttttattttgaaggacattttatttcaaaaaaaaaaatgtggaaagaTGAGAATGCTAAATCATGGAGATGAAGTTGGTGAATATACTTGAACACAAGCATCTTGTGatgtggatttttttgtatGCATACATGAACTGATAATGATGTACATAGATTATACACATCATTTCCATGGCAaaggcctttttttattttagaagaatTAAGGTTTTTGTAAC encodes the following:
- the ubap2a gene encoding ubiquitin-associated protein 2a isoform X3, yielding MMSSLGSDKARGPREKALPAATHTSQPQKQIQATAEQIRLAQVIYDKNDADFEDKVNQLMEVTGKNQDECMVALHDCNEDVSRAINFLLESTSDMTSWETVGKKKPLVKEGPSDSKENKENREKKGEREASKGRAAANRKGRGASRSRQARPEENGVEVTPVDRCSDRGRRARGGGRGSGGRGRGPPGSRFSAQGMGIFNPADYTSEAGSGTTQTEVWDTVANNSTDGTVTWRHTMEDWASEEWSEDVSLSETKVFTSSCAPAAENHITPGQSLDLASLLQKPVVGGREPPSSSSSQSLVFTNSHHHQPPQQQPPHSRNATSSTSYAHAALSSVLGAGFGDLGQAKRTQPSAGAQILEQLKGPGLGPLPSSQAAPPASTQGSNTSIGRLPGLGAPVPPPSSSSWDIKLSESTSLSSQFSREFGLQPEPSLVLSQLVQRHTGPSLPLARQPSPPSQQQTPPASASPAPHHTSSPAQTGLVMAVTGAKPPAPGTGLDPQGGSTPQQQRAQLKAQKRRIPPTSKIPSTAVEMPGSADIPGLNLQFGALDFGSESAMPEFGVVDNCVSAASRESTPAPCPALPSKGPGTQSQTSLYSKPLSESLGSPLSVALPLPLSSSEPGYHSSVPLPTLTPSSLGTANSSNPPSCSSTASTTSSSVPSSSHFSTVGGSYDGTMPPHTRLAFSQSKEATGPVMNGLNGVRTSAALDTSSASSTPKPESPSMNITNGTSAPSSLLPSTLPAHSSTTLSNLAQDLPSASHLNSLNSHVSSHSSVSALGSSSLTYTSVDNSSVNSLAPSTGSYSSSQPSALHSTHNSSNSSSSGISHLASMGNNMSSTVAGIVGISGLHSAAIAASTALGLGSNGATATSNLSAPRTTPLLSSSTGKAPPNLSQGVPPLLPNQYIMGPGGLLPAYPQIYGYEDLHVLQSRLPMPSLQDYYGITFPGPTATLSGRDGSLANNPYSGEVTKFGRNDSTSPAPPTSLAAPQPPQGQGQSQGQSQAQPPQAQPQGQPQHHSSQQAFLPPGYSYTGLPYYAGVPGAVPSAAAFQYGHTMFVPPGGPGPASAKQHSMGLGLGNPSASPFQQQTPQQPSGYGQHTFSSGYEELTVGPAGVDYSKGYNSSSQAQAKSAASGPGKGVSVTSSNSGVPDISGSVYNKTQGFHAGTPPPFSLPSALGGPGPLNPGAAPGGYAPAPFLHILPHQQPHSQLLHHHLAQDGQGGPSQRGQSSSLQQKSQVNKSSYGSSPYWAN
- the ubap2a gene encoding ubiquitin-associated protein 2a isoform X1, whose product is MMSSLGSDKARGPREKALPAATHTSQPQKQIQATAEQIRLAQVIYDKNDADFEDKVNQLMEVTGKNQDECMVALHDCNEDVSRAINFLLESTSDMTSWETVGKKKPLVKEGPSDSKENKENREKKGEREASKGRAAANRKGRGASRSRQARPEENGVEVTPVDRCSDRGRRARGGGRGSGGRGRGPPGSRFSAQGMGIFNPADYTSEAGSGTTQTEVWDTVANNSTDGTVTWRHTMEDWASEEWSEDVSLSETKVFTSSCAPAAENHITPGQSLDLASLLQKPVVGGREPPSSSSSQSLVFTNSHHHQPPQQQPPHSRNATSSTSYAHAALSSVLGAGFGDLGQAKRTQPSAGAQILEQLKGPGLGPLPSSQAAPPASTQGSNTSIGRLPGLGAPVPPPSSSSWDIKLSESTSLSSQFSREFGLQPEPSLVLSQLVQRHTGPSLPLARQPSPPSQQQTPPASASPAPHHTSSPAQTGLVMAVTGAKPPAPGTGLDPQGGSTPQQQRAQLKAQKRRIPPTSKIPSTAVEMPGSADIPGLNLQFGALDFGSESAMPEFGVVDNCVSAASRESTPAPCPALPSKGPGTQSQTSLYSKPLSESLGSPLSVALPLPLSSSEPGYHSSVPLPTLTPSSLGTANSSNPPSCSSTASTTSSSVPSSSHFSTVGGSYDGTMPPHTRLAFSQSKEATGPVMNGLNGVRTSAALDTSSASSTPKPESPSMNITNGTSAPSSLLPSTLPAHSSTTLSNLAQDLPSASHLNSLNSHVSSHSSVSALGSSSLTYTSVDNSSVNSLAPSTGSYSSSQPSALHSTHNSSNSSSSGISHLASMGNNMSSTVAGIVGISGLHSAAIAASTALGLGSNGATATSNLSAPRTTPLLSSSTGKAPPNLSQGVPPLLPNQYIMGPGGLLPAYPQIYGYEDLHVLQSRLPMPSLQDYYGITFPGPTATLSGRDGSLANNPYSGEVTKFGRNDSTSPAPPTSLAAPQPPQGQGQSQGQSQAQPPQAQPQGQPQHHSSQQAFLPPGYSYTGLPYYAGVPGAVPSAAAFQYGHTMFVPPGGPGPASAKQHSMGLGLGNPSASPFQQQTPQQPSGYGQHTFSSGYEELTVGPAGVDYSKGYNSSSQAQAKSAASGPGKGVSVTSSNSGVPDISGSVYNKTQSFDKQGFHAGTPPPFSLPSALGGPGPLNPGAAPGGYAPAPFLHILPHQQPHSQLLHHHLAQDGQGGPSQRGQSSSLQQKSQVNKSSYGSSPYWAN
- the ubap2a gene encoding ubiquitin-associated protein 2a isoform X2, encoding MMSSLGSDKARGPREKALPAATHTSQPQKQIQATAEQIRLAQVIYDKNDADFEDKVNQLMEVTGKNQDECMVALHDCNEDVSRAINFLLESTSDMTSWETVGKKKPLVKEGPSDSKENKENREKKGEREASKGRAAANRKGRGASRSRQARPEENGVEVTPVDRCSDRGRRARGGGRGSGGRGRGPPGSRFSAQGMGIFNPADYTSEAGSGTTQTEVWDTVANNSTDGTVTWRHTMEDWASEEWSEDVSLSETKVFTSSCAPAAENHITPGQSLDLASLLQKPVVGGREPPSSSSSQSLVFTNSHHHQPPQQQPPHSRNATSSTSYAHAALSSVLGAGFGDLGQAKRTQPSAGAQILEQLKGPGLGPLPSSQAAPPASTQGSNTSIGRLPGLGAPVPPPSSSSWDIKLSESTSLSSQFSREFGLQPEPSLVLSQLVQRHTGPSLPLARQPSPPSQQQTPPASASPAPHHTSSPAQTGLVMAVTGAKPPAPGTGLDPQGGSTPQQQRAQLKAQKRRIPPTSKIPSTAVEMPGSADIPGLNLQFGALDFGSESAMPEFGVVDNCVSAASRESTPAPCPALPSKGPGTQSQTSLYSKPLSESLGSPLSVALPLPLSSSEPGYHSSVPLPTLTPSSLGTANSSNPPSCSSTASTTSSSVPSSSHFSTVGGSYDGTMPPHTRLAFSQSKEATGPVMNGLNGVRTSAALDTSSASSTPKPESPSMNITNGTSAPSSLLPSTLPAHSSTTLSNLAQDLPSASHLNSLNSHVSSHSSVSALGSSSLTYTSVDNSSVNSLAPSTGSYSSSQPSALHSTHNSSNSSSSGISHLASMGNNMSSTVAGIVGISGLHSAAIAASTALGLGSNGATATSNLSAPRTTPLLSSSTGKAPPNLSQGVPPLLPNQYIMGPGGLLPAYPIYGYEDLHVLQSRLPMPSLQDYYGITFPGPTATLSGRDGSLANNPYSGEVTKFGRNDSTSPAPPTSLAAPQPPQGQGQSQGQSQAQPPQAQPQGQPQHHSSQQAFLPPGYSYTGLPYYAGVPGAVPSAAAFQYGHTMFVPPGGPGPASAKQHSMGLGLGNPSASPFQQQTPQQPSGYGQHTFSSGYEELTVGPAGVDYSKGYNSSSQAQAKSAASGPGKGVSVTSSNSGVPDISGSVYNKTQSFDKQGFHAGTPPPFSLPSALGGPGPLNPGAAPGGYAPAPFLHILPHQQPHSQLLHHHLAQDGQGGPSQRGQSSSLQQKSQVNKSSYGSSPYWAN